A stretch of DNA from Pseudomonadota bacterium:
CACCGTGGCACCCGCCATGGCCGCGCAGGCGGGATACGAATCGTAGAACGGCTCGAACAGGATGACCTCGTCACCCGGATCGATGAGGCCCGCGAAGACCGAGTGGATGGCTTCGGTGGCGCCGCTCACCACGGTGATCTCGGTGTCGCGATCGTAGTCGAGCCCGTACACCCGTTGCGTCTTCTCGGCGATGGCCGCGCGCAGGGCGGGGAGGCCGTGGCTGGGCGCGTACTGGTTCGGGCCGTTGTGGATGGCGCGGGTGGCCGCTTCCTTGAGCCAGTCCGGGCCATCGAAGTCGGGAAAGCCCTGCGACAGGTTCACGGCCTGGTGGGCATTGGCCAGCTGGGTCATCTCGCTGAAGATGGAGACGCCGAAGGGCTCGAGCTTCTGGGCGACGGTTCTCACGATGGCGACCTCTCCGCTGAAGGGGTGCCGCTGCGCCTCTCACGATCTGGGGCACGCGGTGGGGGGGTGTGAGGTTCGTCTCGACGCAGCAAAACCCTGCCCTGGAGAGGAAAGGCAAAACCCGCGCCGCAGCACGGGTTTCTTCGTGGTGGGTCGCCCGGGTGTCGAACCCGGCGCACCCTGATTAAAAGTCAGGTGCTCTACCGCTGAGCTAGCGACCCAAGAGCGCGCCCGGAGGGACTCGAACCCCCAACCCTCAGTTCCGAAGACTGATGCTCTATCCGTTGAGCTACGGACGCACGTTGACCTTGTCTATGTCTTGAAGCAACAGCGCCGCTCGGGCGCACTTTGCTGCTTGCACCGTTGCGGCGTGTCTTCCGCCGGGCGCGGAGCAGCGCCCAGGGAAGAAGGTGGGGTGAGTGATGGGACTTGAACCCACGACCCCTGGTTCCACAGACCAGTGCTCTAACCACTGAGCTACACTCACCATGATTGACCTGCCTGGCGCGCCCGAAGGGAATCGAACCCCCAACCCTCGGCTTAGAAGGCCGATGCTCTGTCCGTTGAGCTACGGGCGCCTGCGTACTTGGCGAATGGTCGGGGCGAGAGGATTCGAACCTCCGACCCCCTGCTCCCAAAGCAGATGCGCTACCAGGCTGCGCTACGCCCCGATGTTTGTGTCCGGAGGACGGCGCCAAGACGCTCACCGAGTATAGCCCAAGCCCCCCGGGTTGTCAAGAAAATCAACCCACGGCGCGGGTCGCGAGCGTGCGATCAGGGACCGACGGAGGCGGTGATGAGCGGGGAGAGCGCACGCATCGCCCGTCCGCGATGGCTGAGGGCGTTCTTCTGCGCTTCAGAGAGAGTGCCGAATGTCTCACGGGCTTCGAGGGAGTAGAACACGGGGTCGTAGCCAAACCCGCCTTCTCCGCAGATCACGTCGCTTATGCGCCCCTCGTGCTCGCCACGGGCGGTGACCACGCGGCCGTCGGGCCAGGCAAAGGCGGCGACGCAGACGAACCGCGCGCTTCTCTGCGTTTCTGTGAGCCCTTCGAGGCGGGAGAGCAGCGCAAGGTTCTTCACGGGATAGGGCGTGTCTTCGCCCATCCAGCGGGAAGAGTGCACGCCCGGCTCTCCGTCGAGGGCGTCGACCACCAGGCCACTGTCGTCGGCGATGGCGGGAAGCCCGGTGGCGCGGGCGTAGTAGCGGGCCTTCTCCGCCGCATTGTCCTCGAAGGTCTCGCCGATCTCTTCCGGCGGAGGGGCCGAGCAGCCACAGGCGGCGAGGGAGACGAGCTCGAGGGAGCTGTCGCCCATGACGGCCCGTATCTCTTCGAGCTTGTGGGGATTCGAGGTTGCGACGACGACCCTCACGTCTCGTTGCGGTGGTGGTTGATCTCGGTCCAGCGCTCGTCGATCTGCCACTGCAGGGTCTTGAGCTCCTGGCAGAAGTTCACCAGATCCGGGTCTTTGAGCTCGTTGTGGGTGTACAGCTCGTAGACCTTGCGCGCCAGCGCTTTCATGCGCGCGTCTTTCATCTTGCGGATGTCGTTGATCTCCATCTTCAGACGCTCGATCTTGAGCATCTGCTCTGACTTGCGGATCGCCATCTCCTTGCTCTGCTGGACGATCTGCTTGCCCTTGCTGAT
This window harbors:
- the rdgB gene encoding RdgB/HAM1 family non-canonical purine NTP pyrophosphatase, which encodes MRVVVATSNPHKLEEIRAVMGDSSLELVSLAACGCSAPPPEEIGETFEDNAAEKARYYARATGLPAIADDSGLVVDALDGEPGVHSSRWMGEDTPYPVKNLALLSRLEGLTETQRSARFVCVAAFAWPDGRVVTARGEHEGRISDVICGEGGFGYDPVFYSLEARETFGTLSEAQKNALSHRGRAMRALSPLITASVGP